The sequence TGCGGATGTCGTTGATCTGGGCGTTGACCTGCATTCCCACTGCGGGACCGAACTTCGTGTCGTCACTATCGATGGTGATGTAGGGGACGTTCTTGTCCAGCGATTGCAGCAACACGGGTTTCCAGCTCAGGCCCACGTCCACCTTGGACCCGAGTTGGCTCTCGAACTGATCTGCCATGCAGCTTTTCACGCTGTGGCGGACATAGAGTTCACCGCCGACCAGCACGGCGACGAGCGCGGCGATGACGATCAGCGAGATGACGAGCACACGGTTACTTCGGGATGCGGAGTTCGTTCGGGCTGCCATTGCACGGATTCTTCCCGACAACTCTGAACAATTTCTGTGAATACCGCCGCGGGGCGCACGCGAAGTTCGCGAGAAAGTGTGATTCACGACACAAGAGACCGTAATGTGAGGGAATGTCCGGATGGTTGGCTCCACGTCCCGGCGGCCCCGGGCGTGACGGTGTCGGCGAAGAACTGACACGTCTCGCTACGGCGCAAGCCGGATATTTCACCACGGCGCAAGTGCTGCGCCTCGGTTTCACGGCCGATGAGATCGGTGCGCACGTCAGCGCAGGGTCTTGGGACAAGATCGAGCGAGATCTGTTCCGACTGAACAGCAGTCCCCACTCCGACCTCGACGAGTTCGCGAAGTGGTGCACGTGGTTCGGTGCCGCCGCGGCCGTCTCGCACCAGAGCGCGGCCGAACTGCACGGTCTCGGGCACCTGTACCCGCGGTTCATCCACCTCTCGACCGTGCTGTCGCCACCCTCGCCCACGCAGCAACTGGCGCTGCACCGCCGTTCGCTTCGCGCGGAGGACTGCGAGCAGGTGGGACCACTGCGGATCACCACACCGACGTGTACCGCACTCGACCTCGCCGCCAGCGGCATCTCACAGGAACTGCTCGACGAGGTGGTCTCCGACGGGGTCGCGATCGGTCGCCTGGATGTGCGCACCCTGCACGGCGAGTGTGGGTCGCTGCCCGCGCAGGTCGCTCAGCGCGTCGAGCATGCGCTGGCCACCTGCACCTGACGAAAGCCCCGCCGAAGAATCCCGACGCGCAACGTCTTTCGCCGAGGAACGTGACGGGGCGGCTCTGTGGGGGAGTGGGGGATTACCTCGGCGACTGCGCCGGCGCCACCAGGTCCCACGGAACGGTGAGCACGTTGTCGCGAATACGTCTGCGCTGCGGTTGCACCGGGACACCCTGCGCACGCAGCAGTTGCAGGGACGCTCGCCACCGCACCCGGGGACCGAACGAGCCGTGCGGTGCGGCGATCGCCCAGGCTCGGTCGACGGCGGCGAGCAGCGCGTGGATCGGTTCGCCGGGAACGTTGCGGTGGATCAGCGCCTTCGGCAGGCGTTCGGCGATGTCCGATGGAGTCTCGACGTCGAAAGGATCCCAGGCCAGGGTCAGCGACAGGGGGCGGGTGGCGTCGAGCAACACCCAGGCGCAGCGTCGGCCGAGTTCGTCACACGTGCCCTCGAGAATCAGCCCGCCCGGCGCAAGGCCGGCCTGCATGAGCGCCCAAGCCGGCCCGACCGACTCCTCCGGATACTGCCGCAGCACATTGAATGCCCGGACGAAGACCGGACGCAGGCCGGACAATTCGAAACCGCCCCGCGCGAAACTCACTCCGTTGCCGCCCTCGACCACCCGTTCGGGGTCGATCTCGAGACCCACCACCCGTCGATCCCGCCGCACCGAGAGGAGTCGGTCGGCGAGTTCGAAGGTGGTGTGCGGGCGATTGCCGTAACCCAGGTCGACGACGAGTGGGTCGGCGCTGTCCCCGAGCGTGCGACGCACCAACGCGTCGTTCACGAGCCAGCGATCGCTGCGCCGCAGACGGTTGATGCCGGTAGTGCCCCGAGTGATGACACCCCGGGGGGTGAGGCCGGCCTGGGCACCACGGGGCCGCCTCAGCGTCGCTGAAGTCATGGGAGCTGTGTGCTGTGGAAGCTACTGCTGAGACAACCAGTTCTCGGTGATCTCGGCCTCGGCGCGGAAGAGGTCGATGAGGTTGACGAGCATCAGCTGCTCGAGCTTCCCGCCGATGAACGGCAGGTACACCTTTGCCTCGGACGACGTGCGGAACGTGCATCCGGTGTCGGTGGCGAACAGTTTCATGGTGCCCGTCAGGCTGCCGGGTCCGGCGGGGATCGATGCCTCGTACGTTCCGGTGGTCGGGTCACCGAACGGGGTGTACGACTCCTTACGGGTGATGACCATGTCCTTCTTCATCACGGTCTGCGCGATCTCCGGGAGTTCGGAGCGCGGCAGGATGTGGTGAAGGACGATGTCGATTCCGTCGTCGCTGACCTCGAAGTGCTCGATGTGATTCTCGGAGTACTTCCGCATCTCCTCGATGCGCGCGTCCCAGTAGTCGCGGTTGGTGAACGCGCCGTACACCTCTTTCGGGGTGTACTTGTAACGGGCTGAGTAGTCGATGCGGCGAGCCATGATCGTCAAGGTTACCGGACTGTGACCGAACACAATCGACGCCCGCCCCAGGTCGGGGACCGTCGAGACGCCGCTCGGCGGGCGTCAGGCGCCGAGCCACCGCTGCGTGAACTCCTGCTCCTTGTCGATCAGGCGCAGCACCTCGTCTCCGATGGCGCCTTCGATCTTGCCGCCGATCAACGGTATTTTGACCTCGGCCTTGCCGGTGACCTGGACTTTCGTGCCGGAGCCCTCGCTGGTGAGGGTTTGCGATCCCGAGATCTCAGCGGGTGCGCCGGTGACCCGAGCAGTGAAGGTGCCGGACGCGCGACCGCCGTCGAGCGCGTTCCACGTTTCGGTGCGCGCGATCACGAGGTCCCCCGATCGGACCTTCGCGACGATGCTCGGCAGATGCTCGGCGGGAATCGACTGCGACATGGACACCGAGATGGTCCCGGGCCCGGTCGTGACCTCGTCGAGCGTGGCTCCCGGGCCGCCGACCTCGGCGATCCGGTCGCGCCAGTACTGCTCGGTGGTCAGGCCGGCGTGGACCTGTTCGACGGGGAAGGAGTAGGTCGAGGAATGCTCGATGCGGCGGCTCACGGTCCGCAGGCTACCGTTTGCGGATGTGTGGGATGTGAGCATTGTCAGTCAACTCGTCGATTCCGGCGCCTTCGTGTCCGAGAATCTCGACTTCTCGGAAATGACCACCCTGCGGGTGGGCGGGCCGGCGCGCATCGTGGCCGAGTGCCCGACCACCGAGGTGCTGGTCGATGTGGTCCGCCTGCTCGACGCGAGTGGCATACCGACGCTGATCCTCGCGGGCGGCTCGAATCTGGTGGTCGGTGACGACGGTTTCGACGGCGTGGTGGTCCGTGTGTCGAACACCACCGTGGAATTCGACGAGGGATTCGTCACTGCCGAGGCCGGTGCCGAGTGGGATCAGGTCGTGGCGCAGACGGTCGCCGCCGAACTCGGCGGGCTCGAATGTCTGTCCGGAATTCCCGGCTCGACGGGTGCCACTCCGGTGCAGAACGTCGGGGCGTACGGCGTCGAGATCGGCACCATGTTGCGGCGCGTGCGGCTCCTCGACCGCCGCACCGGCGAGGTCCGATGGGTGCAGCCCGACGCGCTGGGACTCGGGTACCGCACGAGCGTCCTGAAACACACCGACGCGGCCCTCGTGCTCGCGGTGGAACTGACGGTGCACCGGGACGGCTCGAGCGAGCCGTTGCGCTACCGGGAACTGTTCTCTGCCCTGGAGGCGGAGGAAGGGGACCGGCGACCGTCGGTCGAGGTCCGCGACGCAGTCCTCGACCTGCGCAGAAGCAAGGGCATGGTGCTCGACCCCGACGATTACGACACCTGGAGTGCGGGGTCCTTCTTCACCAATCCCGTCGTACCCGACAGCGAACTGACCGCCGTTCTTGCTGCCGTCGAAGCTCGACTCGGTGACGTCTCGGTGCCGCAGTATCCGGCCGCCACGGGCACCAAGCTCTCCGCCGGATGGCTGATCGAGCGGGCGGGGTTCTCGAAGGGGTATCCCGCCGAAGGCGCCGCAGCCCGCTTGTCCACCAAGCACACCCTGGCACT comes from Rhodococcus oxybenzonivorans and encodes:
- a CDS encoding DUF2505 domain-containing protein, with protein sequence MSRRIEHSSTYSFPVEQVHAGLTTEQYWRDRIAEVGGPGATLDEVTTGPGTISVSMSQSIPAEHLPSIVAKVRSGDLVIARTETWNALDGGRASGTFTARVTGAPAEISGSQTLTSEGSGTKVQVTGKAEVKIPLIGGKIEGAIGDEVLRLIDKEQEFTQRWLGA
- a CDS encoding type IV toxin-antitoxin system AbiEi family antitoxin domain-containing protein: MSGWLAPRPGGPGRDGVGEELTRLATAQAGYFTTAQVLRLGFTADEIGAHVSAGSWDKIERDLFRLNSSPHSDLDEFAKWCTWFGAAAAVSHQSAAELHGLGHLYPRFIHLSTVLSPPSPTQQLALHRRSLRAEDCEQVGPLRITTPTCTALDLAASGISQELLDEVVSDGVAIGRLDVRTLHGECGSLPAQVAQRVEHALATCT
- a CDS encoding UDP-N-acetylmuramate dehydrogenase, with amino-acid sequence MWDVSIVSQLVDSGAFVSENLDFSEMTTLRVGGPARIVAECPTTEVLVDVVRLLDASGIPTLILAGGSNLVVGDDGFDGVVVRVSNTTVEFDEGFVTAEAGAEWDQVVAQTVAAELGGLECLSGIPGSTGATPVQNVGAYGVEIGTMLRRVRLLDRRTGEVRWVQPDALGLGYRTSVLKHTDAALVLAVELTVHRDGSSEPLRYRELFSALEAEEGDRRPSVEVRDAVLDLRRSKGMVLDPDDYDTWSAGSFFTNPVVPDSELTAVLAAVEARLGDVSVPQYPAATGTKLSAGWLIERAGFSKGYPAEGAAARLSTKHTLALTNRGAAKTEDLLALARDVRDGVQSAFGVRLEPEPVTVGCAI
- a CDS encoding DUF2505 domain-containing protein, translating into MARRIDYSARYKYTPKEVYGAFTNRDYWDARIEEMRKYSENHIEHFEVSDDGIDIVLHHILPRSELPEIAQTVMKKDMVITRKESYTPFGDPTTGTYEASIPAGPGSLTGTMKLFATDTGCTFRTSSEAKVYLPFIGGKLEQLMLVNLIDLFRAEAEITENWLSQQ
- a CDS encoding SAM-dependent methyltransferase — encoded protein: MTSATLRRPRGAQAGLTPRGVITRGTTGINRLRRSDRWLVNDALVRRTLGDSADPLVVDLGYGNRPHTTFELADRLLSVRRDRRVVGLEIDPERVVEGGNGVSFARGGFELSGLRPVFVRAFNVLRQYPEESVGPAWALMQAGLAPGGLILEGTCDELGRRCAWVLLDATRPLSLTLAWDPFDVETPSDIAERLPKALIHRNVPGEPIHALLAAVDRAWAIAAPHGSFGPRVRWRASLQLLRAQGVPVQPQRRRIRDNVLTVPWDLVAPAQSPR